Proteins encoded by one window of Xanthomonas sp. DAR 80977:
- the thiS gene encoding sulfur carrier protein ThiS has product MNIELNGQARPLQPHTTVAALLLEEGLAQRRVAVEVNGAIVPRGAHAAHALHDGDRVEIVHALGGG; this is encoded by the coding sequence ATGAACATCGAATTGAACGGCCAGGCCCGCCCCTTGCAACCCCACACCACCGTCGCCGCCCTGCTGCTCGAGGAAGGGCTGGCGCAGCGCCGCGTCGCGGTCGAGGTCAACGGCGCGATCGTGCCGCGCGGCGCGCACGCCGCGCACGCGCTGCACGACGGCGACCGGGTCGAGATCGTGCACGCGCTGGGCGGCGGCTGA
- a CDS encoding SLC13 family permease, whose translation MDTALTLTTDMKLVLGLVGFTMAMFVFERIRADVVALVVLVVLGVTGLIAPEELFSGFSGNAVMSIIATTILGAGLERTGALNRLASWLLRRAHGVEERLMLLTTGIAGLNSSFMQNPSVMALYLPVASRLAARTGLTLQRLLLPIAAAIVMGGALTMVGNSPLILLNDLLQSANNNLPSGMATIEPLRMFAPLPIGVALLLASLVYFRVRGDRTLMEEEQLINNGVTPARTESYFARTYGIEGDVFELVVSADSPLVGMTLGEAETVHDAPLLLALKTGNDTRLAPPADMRIWVGSVLGVMGARQQVADFAQNQFLRLSSRLRNLGDLFNPSRAGISEAVIPPTSRFIGKSAAELRLRKQAGISLLAINRDKQVIREDVRKVPLRAGDMLVFHSIWQDLAQASESRDFVVVTDYPKGEHRPHKFKIAMTIFALTILIALTSKLPVALTLMTGVAGMLLTGVLRMDEAYASINWKTIFMMAGLIPLGWAMDSSGAAAWVAGHTIARLPEGVPVWALEIALALLTTAFSLVISHVGATIVMVPIAVNLALAAGGNPTAFALIVALSASNNLMTASNPVISMITGPANYQPRELWRVGAPLSLIYTAVVVLMVNLMSMAWWGAF comes from the coding sequence ATGGACACCGCGCTGACGCTGACCACCGATATGAAGCTCGTGCTCGGGCTGGTCGGCTTCACGATGGCGATGTTCGTGTTCGAGCGCATCCGCGCCGACGTGGTCGCGCTGGTGGTGCTGGTGGTGCTCGGGGTGACCGGCCTGATCGCGCCGGAAGAGCTGTTCAGCGGCTTCTCCGGCAACGCGGTGATGAGCATCATCGCCACCACCATCCTCGGCGCCGGGCTGGAGCGCACCGGCGCGCTGAACCGGCTGGCGTCGTGGCTGCTGCGCCGCGCGCACGGCGTGGAAGAGCGGCTGATGCTGCTGACCACCGGCATCGCCGGGCTCAATTCCTCGTTCATGCAGAACCCCTCGGTGATGGCGCTGTACCTGCCGGTGGCCTCGCGCCTGGCCGCGCGCACCGGGCTGACCCTGCAGCGGCTACTGCTGCCGATCGCCGCGGCGATCGTGATGGGCGGCGCACTGACCATGGTCGGCAACTCGCCGCTGATCCTGCTCAACGACCTGCTGCAGTCGGCCAACAACAACCTGCCCTCGGGCATGGCCACGATCGAGCCGCTGCGCATGTTCGCGCCGCTGCCGATCGGCGTGGCGCTGCTGCTGGCCTCGCTGGTCTACTTCCGCGTGCGTGGCGACCGCACGCTGATGGAAGAGGAACAGCTGATCAACAACGGGGTCACCCCGGCGCGCACGGAAAGCTATTTCGCGCGCACCTACGGCATCGAGGGCGACGTGTTCGAGCTGGTCGTCAGCGCCGACAGCCCGCTGGTCGGCATGACCCTGGGCGAAGCGGAGACGGTGCACGACGCGCCGCTGCTGCTGGCCCTGAAGACCGGCAACGACACCCGCCTGGCGCCGCCGGCGGACATGCGCATCTGGGTCGGCAGCGTGCTCGGGGTGATGGGCGCGCGGCAGCAGGTGGCCGATTTCGCGCAGAACCAGTTCCTGCGCCTGTCCTCGCGGCTGCGCAACCTCGGCGACCTGTTCAATCCCAGCCGCGCCGGCATCTCCGAGGCGGTGATCCCGCCCACCTCGCGCTTCATCGGCAAGAGCGCGGCCGAGCTGCGCCTGCGCAAGCAGGCCGGGATCAGCCTGCTGGCGATCAACCGCGACAAGCAGGTGATCCGCGAGGACGTGCGCAAGGTGCCGCTGCGCGCCGGCGACATGCTGGTGTTCCACAGCATCTGGCAGGACCTGGCGCAGGCCTCGGAGAGCCGCGACTTCGTCGTGGTCACCGACTATCCGAAGGGCGAGCACCGCCCGCACAAGTTCAAGATCGCGATGACCATCTTCGCGCTGACCATCCTGATCGCGCTGACCTCCAAGCTGCCGGTGGCGCTGACCCTGATGACCGGCGTGGCCGGCATGCTGCTGACCGGCGTGCTGCGCATGGACGAGGCCTACGCCTCGATCAACTGGAAGACCATCTTCATGATGGCCGGGCTGATCCCGCTGGGCTGGGCGATGGACAGCAGCGGCGCGGCGGCCTGGGTCGCCGGCCACACCATCGCGCGGCTGCCCGAAGGCGTGCCGGTGTGGGCGCTGGAGATCGCGCTGGCGCTGCTGACCACCGCGTTCTCGCTGGTGATCAGCCACGTCGGCGCCACCATCGTGATGGTGCCGATCGCGGTCAACCTGGCCCTGGCCGCCGGCGGCAACCCCACCGCGTTCGCATTGATCGTGGCGCTGTCGGCGTCCAACAACCTGATGACCGCCTCCAATCCGGTGATCTCGATGATCACCGGCCCGGCCAACTACCAGCCGCGCGAGCTGTGGCGCGTCGGCGCGCCGCTGTCGCTGATC
- a CDS encoding thiazole synthase → MNAPAPHDALVIAGKPYRSRLLTGTGKFADLAQTRQATEAAGAEIVTVAIRRSNIGQTPGEPNLLDVLPPERYTILPNTAGCYSAEDAVRTCRLARELLDGHNLTKLEVLGDQRTLFPDVVQTLKAAEILVADGFEVMVYTSDDPILAKRLEEIGCVAVMPLAAPIGSGLGIQNRYNLLEIIDNAKVPIIVDAGVGTASDAAIAMELGCDGVLMNTAIAGARNPVLMASAMRKAVEAGREAFLAGRIPRKRYASASSPVDGLIG, encoded by the coding sequence ATGAACGCTCCCGCCCCCCACGACGCGCTGGTGATCGCCGGCAAGCCCTACCGTTCCCGCCTGCTCACCGGCACCGGCAAGTTCGCCGATCTCGCACAGACCCGGCAGGCCACCGAGGCCGCCGGCGCCGAAATCGTCACCGTCGCGATCCGCCGCTCCAACATCGGCCAGACCCCCGGCGAGCCCAACCTGCTCGACGTGCTGCCGCCGGAGCGCTACACCATCCTGCCCAACACCGCCGGCTGCTACAGCGCCGAGGACGCGGTGCGCACCTGCCGCCTGGCGCGCGAACTGCTCGACGGCCACAACCTGACCAAGCTGGAAGTGCTGGGCGACCAGCGCACCCTGTTCCCGGACGTGGTGCAGACCCTGAAGGCCGCCGAGATCCTGGTCGCCGACGGGTTCGAGGTGATGGTCTATACCAGCGACGACCCGATCCTGGCCAAGCGCCTGGAGGAGATCGGCTGCGTGGCGGTGATGCCGCTGGCCGCGCCGATCGGCTCCGGGCTGGGCATCCAGAACCGCTACAACCTGCTGGAGATCATCGACAACGCCAAGGTGCCGATCATCGTCGATGCCGGCGTCGGCACCGCCTCGGACGCGGCGATCGCGATGGAACTGGGCTGCGACGGCGTGCTGATGAACACCGCCATCGCCGGCGCGCGCAACCCGGTGCTGATGGCCAGCGCGATGCGCAAGGCGGTCGAGGCCGGACGCGAGGCGTTCCTGGCCGGGCGCATCCCGCGCAAGCGCTACGCCAGCGCCTCCTCGCCGGTCGACGGGCTGATCGGTTGA
- the trmB gene encoding tRNA (guanosine(46)-N7)-methyltransferase TrmB has product MTDPFSSAGAKTPPKPFTVEEGRRQVRSFVLRQGRFTPAQQRAFDELWPRFGLDYSGQPRDLDATFGRTAPKVLEIGFGNGEALRFAARHDPARDYIGIEVHAPGVGRVLNALAADASAHVRLYHHDAVEVLEHEIADGALDEVRIYFPDPWHKKRHNKRRLLQPAFAALLVRKLRAGGRLHAATDWADYAEQMWDVLDATEGLVNRAGPRGHVPRPDWRPQTHFETRGQNLGHGVWDLLYDKPGLGIRE; this is encoded by the coding sequence ATGACCGATCCGTTCTCCAGCGCCGGCGCCAAGACCCCGCCCAAGCCCTTCACCGTCGAGGAAGGCCGCCGCCAGGTGCGCAGCTTCGTGCTGCGCCAGGGCCGCTTCACCCCCGCCCAACAGCGCGCGTTCGACGAGCTGTGGCCGCGCTTCGGCCTGGACTACAGCGGCCAGCCGCGCGATCTCGACGCCACCTTCGGCCGCACCGCGCCCAAGGTGCTGGAGATCGGCTTCGGCAACGGCGAGGCGCTGCGCTTCGCCGCGCGCCACGACCCGGCCCGCGACTACATCGGCATCGAGGTGCACGCGCCCGGCGTGGGCCGCGTGTTGAACGCGCTGGCCGCCGACGCCAGCGCACACGTGCGCCTGTACCACCACGACGCGGTGGAGGTGCTGGAACACGAGATCGCCGACGGCGCGCTCGACGAGGTCCGCATCTACTTCCCCGACCCGTGGCACAAGAAGCGCCACAACAAGCGCCGCCTGCTGCAGCCGGCGTTCGCCGCGCTGCTGGTGCGCAAGCTGCGCGCCGGCGGCCGCCTGCACGCGGCCACCGACTGGGCCGACTACGCCGAGCAGATGTGGGACGTGCTCGATGCCACCGAAGGCCTGGTCAACCGTGCCGGCCCGCGCGGCCACGTCCCGCGCCCGGACTGGCGCCCGCAGACCCATTTCGAGACCCGCGGCCAGAATCTGGGCCATGGGGTGTGGGATTTGCTGTACGACAAGCCGGGATTGGGGATTCGGGAGTAG
- a CDS encoding autotransporter outer membrane beta-barrel domain-containing protein: MTSSIRPLRSLLAAAIVLAAAPAFAQQTYSRTVFFGDSLTDAGYYRPLLPASAQAVTGQFTTNPDWVWAQYIADYYHVNGHANGNGQIGDNYAAGNARVGVANPSALGVAPSLATQASNYLAANGGKADPNALYSVWGGANDLLAVAGGAPAQSTIASAVTSEVGIVASLQNAGARYVMVTTIPDVGLTPRFRAGGATAMAQGTALASSYNSALFAGLKSAGLQVIPVDTFHLLQEVIASPSTYGFSNYTGTACQPQITSQSLTCNPTSYVSADAADSYVFADGIHPTGRTHEILAQYALSILEGPRLQQVLSHSAEVTGRSRADQVAWHVDGRPEADGMRWWGNLRGDMQRYSHGDLYDGLAPAGLFGVDWSRGEWVFGGFGGFGRVDADFGNRGGDYTQDDSTLGGFAGWYGEHAWVNAQVSYSWLSYDVKRKVNLGPATIEHNGSPDGSNLTAALQGGYEFGEGTFKHGPVAAAIWQKVKLDGYTESNPNSSALGYYDQDVESLVGRVGWKAGLDLGAVKPYLQATYDHEFKKGEQATAWLQTMPDLGAYAVPGLAIDRNYASVVLGARTRLWGLESNVGIAATTGQSRAHDTSLFVNFGGSF; this comes from the coding sequence ATGACTTCGTCCATCCGTCCACTCCGTTCGTTGCTGGCTGCCGCGATCGTGCTCGCCGCCGCGCCCGCGTTCGCGCAGCAAACCTATAGCCGCACCGTGTTCTTCGGCGACAGCCTGACCGACGCCGGCTACTACCGGCCGCTGCTGCCGGCCTCGGCGCAGGCGGTGACCGGCCAGTTCACGACCAATCCGGACTGGGTCTGGGCGCAGTACATCGCCGACTACTACCACGTCAACGGCCACGCCAACGGCAACGGCCAGATCGGCGACAACTACGCCGCCGGCAACGCCCGCGTCGGCGTGGCCAACCCCAGCGCGCTGGGCGTGGCGCCGTCGCTGGCGACGCAGGCCAGCAACTACCTGGCCGCCAACGGCGGCAAGGCCGACCCGAACGCGCTGTACAGCGTGTGGGGCGGCGCCAACGACCTGCTCGCGGTGGCGGGCGGCGCACCGGCGCAGAGCACCATCGCCAGCGCGGTGACCTCGGAAGTGGGCATCGTCGCCAGCCTGCAGAACGCCGGCGCGCGCTACGTCATGGTCACCACCATCCCCGATGTCGGCCTCACCCCGCGCTTCCGCGCCGGCGGCGCCACGGCGATGGCGCAGGGCACCGCGCTGGCCAGCAGCTACAACAGCGCGCTGTTCGCCGGGCTCAAGAGCGCCGGGCTGCAGGTGATCCCGGTGGATACCTTCCACCTGCTGCAGGAAGTGATCGCCAGCCCGTCCACCTACGGTTTCAGCAACTACACCGGCACCGCCTGCCAGCCGCAGATCACCTCGCAGTCGCTGACCTGCAACCCGACCAGCTACGTCAGCGCCGACGCCGCCGACAGCTACGTGTTCGCCGACGGCATCCATCCCACCGGCCGCACCCACGAAATCCTGGCGCAGTACGCGCTGTCGATCCTGGAAGGCCCGCGCCTGCAGCAGGTGCTGAGCCACTCGGCCGAGGTCACCGGCCGCTCGCGCGCCGACCAGGTCGCCTGGCACGTCGACGGCCGCCCGGAAGCGGACGGCATGCGCTGGTGGGGCAACCTGCGCGGCGACATGCAGCGCTACTCGCACGGCGACCTGTACGACGGCCTGGCCCCGGCCGGCCTGTTCGGCGTGGACTGGTCGCGCGGCGAGTGGGTGTTCGGCGGCTTCGGCGGCTTCGGCCGCGTGGATGCCGACTTCGGTAACCGCGGCGGCGACTACACCCAGGACGACAGCACCCTGGGCGGCTTCGCCGGCTGGTATGGCGAGCACGCCTGGGTCAACGCCCAGGTCAGCTACAGCTGGCTGAGCTACGACGTCAAGCGCAAGGTCAACCTCGGCCCGGCCACCATCGAGCACAACGGCTCGCCGGACGGCAGCAACCTGACCGCGGCGCTGCAGGGCGGCTACGAGTTCGGCGAGGGCACGTTCAAGCACGGCCCGGTGGCCGCGGCGATCTGGCAGAAGGTCAAGCTCGACGGCTACACCGAGAGCAACCCGAACTCCAGCGCGCTGGGCTATTACGACCAGGACGTCGAGTCGCTGGTCGGCCGCGTCGGCTGGAAGGCCGGCCTGGATCTCGGCGCGGTGAAGCCGTACCTGCAGGCGACCTACGACCACGAGTTCAAGAAGGGCGAGCAGGCCACCGCATGGCTGCAGACCATGCCCGACCTGGGCGCCTATGCGGTGCCGGGCCTGGCCATCGACCGCAACTACGCCTCGGTGGTGCTGGGCGCGCGGACCAGGCTGTGGGGCCTGGAAAGCAATGTCGGCATCGCCGCCACCACCGGCCAGAGCCGCGCGCACGACACCTCGCTGTTCGTGAACTTCGGCGGCAGCTTCTAA